Within Raphanus sativus cultivar WK10039 unplaced genomic scaffold, ASM80110v3 Scaffold1599, whole genome shotgun sequence, the genomic segment TGATGATAGATAGACTAACGAAGCTTTCTGCTGTGCAGCTGCTTCTTGTTGACAAGAAGGTTACCAATGCAAGGGATCTTGTTGGTGTTCTAGAGGATGCTATTAGAGGCGGTTATCCGATTCTAATAATAGCAGAAGATATTGAACAGGAAGCTTTAGCTACTCTTGTTGTTAACAAGCTTAGAGGCACTTTGAAAATAGCAGCTCTTAAAGCTCCTGGATTTGGAGAGCGGAAGAGCCAGTACCTTGACGATATTGCCATTCTAACTGGAGGTAACTAATGTTTCTGTAACAAAACCTAGATGCTCTTTGGAATCATTTCACTGTTTTAATCTTGTTGGGGGGTTCGTGGGTGTAGCTACTGTGATAAGAGAGGAAGTTGGTCTTTCTGTTGACAAAGCTGGGAAAGAGGTTTTAGGCAACGCCTCTAAGGTTGTCCTCACCAAGGAGATGACGACCATTGTGGGTGATGGTAGCACACAGGAAGCAGTGAACAAGCGTGTCATACAGATTAAGAATTTAATTGAGGTATGTATGAGACAATCTGCAAACTATGTATATCACTTTATTATAATGCTAAGATAGCAATGGTTGATTGGATGTGCAGCAAGCGGAGCAAGACTATGAGAAGGAAAAATTGAATGAGAGAATTGCAAAGCTTTCTGGTGGAGTTGCTGTAATTCAGGTACGTATTTTCCACAtgatattgtttaatttatacaACATAAGAACATGTTTAGTGATCCTAATTAGAGTTCTTGCATATTGGTTAAAGGTTGGAGCACAAACTGAGACAGAGcttaaagaaaagaaactaaGAGTTGAAGATGCTCTTAACGCCACAAAGGTGATTTTCTGAGATATAGAAGAGTCTGTTATTCTGACTACTCATGAACtatctttaaatatatgagCTAACTGAGTTTCAGGCAGCGGTTGCGGAAGGTATTGTTGTTGGTGGTGGTTGCACTCTGCTTCGTCTAGCAGCCAAGGTTGATGCCATTAAGGATAGCCTTGTAAACGATGAAGAAAAGGTAAGGAGTTGAGTTTTGGGCACTTTACTTTCTCTGACTTAGCTTCTAACTAATTCTTGACTGTATAGGTTGGTGCAGACATCGTTAAAAGAGCCTTGAGTTACCCTCTGAAATTGATAGCAAAGAACGCTGGTGTCAACGGAAGCGTTGTCAGCGAGAAGGTAACTGATATAACGTTAAAGCTCCAGTCATGTACAGCTCTTTATCTGAGTAAGTTGCTTGACAAAACGTATTTATATTCATCACAGGTGCTAGCTAACGATGACGTAAAGTTCGGTTACAATGCTGCAACGGGGAAGTATGAAGATCTGATGGCTGCAGGAATCATCGACCCCACAAAGGTCAGTTTTTCACAAATATAACACACTGTTTGCTGAACCATTTGTTGAGATCTGAACGTGAGTGAGTTCAATGCAATTTTTCAGGTTGTGAGATGTTGTTTAGAACATGCAGCTTCCGTTGCAAAGACGTTCTTGATGTCCGACTGTGTGGTTGTGGAGATCAAGGAGCCAGAGCCAGTTCCTGCTGGCAATCCAATGGACAATTCAGGTTACTCCAAATACTCTGATTCCATTGACGGTAAGCTTGGACGATagcataaaaaaaaactctctgaATCTCTTTGACTTTGTCTTGTTTCAGGATATGGATACTGAGATAGAGCAGCCTGATTTGCCTTTGAAGAGGAGATATGAATGAACATTCCGAAATGAGAGTTAGCTCACCGGGATACCGATTACTTTAGCTTGCAAACAAAACTTATGTGCTAagtataatgatttttttttgaacaagagCATTATGTGTACGTTAGATATCGAATTTGGAATCTTTTTTGAATAAATTGTGTCAGTGTTGTTCTTCACAGTGTTGACGTCTTAAACGGTAAGATTAAACAAGTGTAGTAGaaacatattctttttttacaaTTCTAAAACCGTAACCAAATGCTATCAAGTTATATATGGAATCATCATATAACCTCAAGCAAGCAATTGTAGATTGGCTGATGAAAACAACTGCAAATTCTACCATATGTACTACCTTAATCTATACTTTTCCCAACGCCAAAGCCACAAGAGGAACAGGGCTGAATCTCCAGCGAGCTTCTTCACCTCTCACCATCGGGCAAAAAACTAAACTCAACTGATCACAAAATGATGCAAACACAGCTTTTGTCGCCATCATATCTGATATCATCTTCTTCGCTGCGAGTAAAATGAAGAATCAATCATACAATGCCAATCaactaaacattactcaaaaGTTTCATCAAGAAACCAGAGAAGAAGATGCAAGCAAATATCATGACTAACCTACACTCGAATTCACGGATCTCAGCAAGTTCTTTCCCCATCAAATCCACCCACTGTACCTTCTTCCTCTCCTCCTCCATTCTCTCACCAACTGCTGAGTCTAAAGCCTCCTTCTTGAAACTGCTTTTCAGGATGATCTCCCCATGAGTTTGaccctcatcttcttcttgtttctccTCAAGGGTGCAATCTTCGACCTTCTCTATAGCACAATCTTCTTTTCTAACCTCATTCAACAAACCATCAACATCTTCTACATGTGCATCAACATAAtgatcatcatcaacaacagtAGTAGTAGTGGAAGAAGACACTCCAGGCGTGTTCTCCAATCTCAGCGACCCTGATGCATAGATGTGAGTAGAAGTAGAAGGCTTAGAGAAGCAGATGAAAGAAGGGCACTGGATCTTACACAGCAAAACCCTCATCAAAACATATGTTGGTTCTTTGAAACACCAGATCACTAATCTTGTCTTTGATAAAAGGTACAAACGTGCCGAAAGAAAACAGTTATGATTTCTGAAAAGAACAAAACAGCAGCAAGGGGGTGTTGGAGGAAGAGTGTTAATAACCACAGTATATAAACATCTCCTCTTCAATAGAATCCAAAGACCTTAAATTATACGTTGATCAGATGAGAAACAGACAAAAGTACAGGGACCATGTTAGTAAAAGGACAGATTCCAATTGATGAGATCACAGTCATCAGTTTTTTACTGTTTGTTCCTGATTGTTTCACCCATCAATGTCGTAAACATcacatgtttatttatttttattttatttttggcaaCCCTCACATGTTTATTTATTCGGCTTATAGTGGCTTTATGTGAAGAGTATCTGCAATATGCTATAAGTAAGATGAGCATTATCTATTGCTAGATCCAACAGAATGGTTCTACACTCAAATGTTGCATTACAATTCTGCAATGGTGGATGTCAACCATTGTCTAGATTCTGTATACTACAATTCTCAAATGTTGCATTACTTTTGTGTGTATTATTGTATGTCTCTGTATCAGGTACTCatcaagaaaaaataatcaCTGAGTTTATTTTGCTATCTCTAAACGCGTTTGTTACACCTGCTTCTTACAACTTTTTGCtggaaaaataatcaaaaagataCATAAGAGATGGTAAAGGTACAAACATGCATATTACCATGGGTTCTACTGTTAAATTTTCAGAACAGGAAACGCAATGACGTCTCATATACTCGCGGAGTTTGTCAACAGCATCACTAGCCTATCGATTCCAAGCCCCTTCAGAGAGAAACAACGAAACAATAGCAGTAAAACTGATATAAGTACTTGACCATACaagtttggtttatgtttttgacTCTGAAATTTTACTGTGTCGTAACGAAGAAAGATATAATAGTACCATTCCAGAAGCCGGAGGCATTCCGTATTCGAGGGCAGTGAGGAAGTCTTCGTCAAGGGTCACCTCAtaagaatcatcatcatcatcatcctctttCTTTGTGTTTTGTTCAGCCGCTGCTCGCTTTGCGTTATGCTGCTTCACTTGCTCTTCCAACCGCGTCCTCTACCATATTTGTAACTCAAATCAATTATATGACCCAGTGTAGTAcacaaaaataactaaaaaaccGATCATGTACTATGCTAAGAAGACACAAAACTGTGGGAATATACTATGTATTATTGTGGAACATGATTATGTACTTTCAGTTCCAGGCTGGGGGAGGTGACTTCTTTGCTTCCTCAGAAATCACCTTAATATATTCTTTGTTCATTTCTTCCCGTACCATCTTCTTATATCGCCTTTCCTCCTCGTTGTTAATGTAGCAATCAACCTGAGTCACAGTACAAACATGTAGTAAGCAAAAGAGACGGAGACAACTAAAACAAAATCTTGTCTAGTGCATCTTTTAGGCTGCAAATTAATGGGCCAAAACAAAAGGCCCAATCTGTAAACCACATGGATACAGACAGCGAGACCTATAAGTAACGTGTTCCTCTACCAACCCTAAACTCAGAGCTGcgttttcttcttccttcgattcttctttttttttttttaagttacttttTGCAAAATGAGGATAGTGGGTGCAGTGATGATGGGTTTATGTAATCTCGTTaatctgaaatatttattgAGGATAAATACTTCCCAACCATTCATTCAAATCCTGAGCACCTTTCCTCTTTGTTTTAATCTTAATATATTGCTCTCGACTTTGCACATAGTTCTTCTTGGAAGCTTTTAGATTCATTCTAAAAATGTGGTTTCGAAGATTTTATTTGTGCATATACTAAAGATCCTATCTGCTTGAGTAATCTCTCTGTTATATGTTAACTATAGAGGAACGCTCCAATGTTATAGGATCACATCTGTTTAAACAGAACAGTTCACAACTAGTTCTTGAtaagaaatatttaaacttCGAGTTATTGAACACGTCTAAACTCAATAGTAAATCAAAGACAATACATTACGAAGAAGATATAGTGCATGAGATGCAATGGGACTTTTTACTACTTTACATGAATCAATGAACGTAAAGCAAATGATCTATTTCAAGAATTAGCACAAGCTATAGTCAAGAATTATCCAAGGATCTGGAATCTATCTCAAgaaattacaatttaaaaaaaaacaatgtctGATCCAAAGTAAACCTAGCCAACAGAATCCGTGAGGGTAAGATAGAAAGTATCTGGAAGCGTACGGCATAAGATAAAAAAGTTTATTCAGAGAATCCAAAAGAACCCTAGCCAAAAGAATGCATCAGTATTTCAAATAGCTTTTAAGAAAAACATCACAAAACCAAATCTTTTGAGCAACGCTAAGGTACCATATAATGTATTACAAAAGCCATAAGTGTTTGGCCATCTCTCAAGGTACTACAAAACCCAAGAGAGCCACCACACAagctaataatatataaaaattacaaatctTTCGGTAACTGAACAAGAAGATATACACACTTGGGAGTGAATTCCTTCTTTGAGAAATGGGAGTAAATGTACAGTCCCACTGGAGTTTGTTTGTTTGAGACACTCACAAGACTGTGTTGATGTGAAGTGCTTTGAGTAGAGAGGTTGCCATTTGCTTCACAAGAACTTGGCCTCCTGAACGTTGTCCATCACGTCGTTCTTCTATCAAATTCTGCAGTTTCTGAGGGAGGTCGTTCTCTACAATCAGCTGCTTTGGCTTTGGATGGTGCTCGTAAACAGCCTGTTTCACATCATTAAAACCACACACTCAAATACACTCAACTTCTATAATAGTGTTATTTAAGACTAATAATAGTATGGTGGGGTGATTCATTACCTTGATAAGTTTCAGAAGATTAAGTCTAGCTATAGCATCTTGGTGGTCTAGCCTTGAAATAAGCAACGGAGTCAATCCATTTACAGCTAGTGTCTTGTTGATCCGAGATGATTTCCTGGATTCAAGAAATGATTAAGGACTAGAACTTCAGTTAAGCTTTCATAAAGAACATTTTGGAATATGATTAGATGCTCTATTtgtaaagaagagagagagagagatacatACGTAATAATCTTCAAGAATGGCTCCAGTATGTGCACAAAGTGTCTCTCAGGGCAGCTCTGGAAGAAGTTAACTAACTTCTGAATTGCCTCGTTCTTGAGCAACGCCTGCTCCACCTTGTGGTTGTTATCGTTGTCTTGCGCCAAGCAAACAGCAATTGAATCCAAGGCTATCACCGACCAGTATTCATCATCGAGCAGACTCAGGTAAACGTCCAGACCGCCGTGAGCTCTTAGCTGCTCTCTGGAGTTCCGAGATGCATGAGCCATATCGCATAGAAGTGGCAATGCGTATTGTTTCAGAGGAGAATCAGACATGATGAAAAGCATCAGGTGAGGTATGATTCCGTTTTCAGCCGCTTGTTCTTGCCTCCTCTTGTTTATCTTGCATAGGTTGAATAGCGCACTAAGCACCTCATGATGGATCTGATAAACAAGATTCCCCTCCTTAAGCTCGAGGTTGGGGATCAAATGCTTGATTGCATCTGCACGTTGAAGATTCTCCAAGCAATTTGGATCTGTGGATAAATGATTGGTGCACTCCAGTATCTGAACAAAACAAAAGGCAGT encodes:
- the LOC108857155 gene encoding chaperonin 60 subunit beta 2, chloroplastic; the encoded protein is MASTFTATSSLGSLVAAPIAPKLSTSSFGRRQNVCPRRSRPAAIVCAAKELHFNKDGSTIKKLQTGVNKLADLVGVTLGPKGRNVVLESKYGSPKIVNDGVTVAREVELEDPVENIGAKLVRQAAAKTNDLAGDGTTTSVVLAQGFIAEGVKVVAAGANPVLITRGIEKTAKALVHELKLMSKEVEDSELADVAAVSAGNNPEVGNMIAEAMSKVGRKGVVTLEEGKSAENHLYVVEGMQFDRGYISPYFVTDTEKMSVEYDNCKLLLVDKKVTNARDLVGVLEDAIRGGYPILIIAEDIEQEALATLVVNKLRGTLKIAALKAPGFGERKSQYLDDIAILTGATVIREEVGLSVDKAGKEVLGNASKVVLTKEMTTIVGDGSTQEAVNKRVIQIKNLIEQAEQDYEKEKLNERIAKLSGGVAVIQVGAQTETELKEKKLRVEDALNATKAAVAEGIVVGGGCTLLRLAAKVDAIKDSLVNDEEKVGADIVKRALSYPLKLIAKNAGVNGSVVSEKVLANDDVKFGYNAATGKYEDLMAAGIIDPTKVVRCCLEHAASVAKTFLMSDCVVVEIKEPEPVPAGNPMDNSGYGY
- the LOC130504467 gene encoding uncharacterized protein LOC130504467 isoform X2, giving the protein MRVLLWSLRLENTPGVSSSTTTTVVDDDHYVDAHVEDVDGLLNEVRKEDCAIEKVEDCTLEEKQEEDEGQTHGEIILKSSFKKEALDSAVGERMEEERKKVQWVDLMGKELAEIREFECSEEDDIRYDGDKSCVCIIL
- the LOC130504467 gene encoding uncharacterized protein LOC130504467 isoform X1 — protein: MRVLLCKIQCPSFICFSKPSTSTHIYASGSLRLENTPGVSSSTTTTVVDDDHYVDAHVEDVDGLLNEVRKEDCAIEKVEDCTLEEKQEEDEGQTHGEIILKSSFKKEALDSAVGERMEEERKKVQWVDLMGKELAEIREFECSEEDDIRYDGDKSCVCIIL